The Phycisphaeraceae bacterium genome has a window encoding:
- the rnc gene encoding ribonuclease III has translation MSQAIIASSQDLIARAESILGRAFVDRSLLGLALTHASSADHRLASNERLEFLGDAVLGLIVCEYLFAHYPELQEGDLTKIKSAVVSRDTCARVADDLGLTDLIVLGKGMSNRGAIPRSLSAGVYEAVIGALFLDAGLEFTRSFVLGGVKGLIRSAVRSGHQQNFKSVLQQLVQQNMGISPQYLLLDEKGPDHAKCFEICVEVGAQRFPSSWGRSKKAAEQQAALNALIGLGYATMDEDEEVRLCACVEPDAVTQNGHAEGG, from the coding sequence ATGTCACAGGCAATCATCGCATCGTCACAGGATCTCATCGCCCGGGCGGAGTCCATTCTGGGCCGCGCCTTCGTCGATCGCTCGCTCCTGGGGCTGGCCCTGACGCATGCCTCGTCCGCCGACCACCGGCTGGCGAGCAACGAGCGGCTGGAGTTTCTTGGCGACGCCGTGCTCGGATTGATCGTGTGCGAGTATCTCTTCGCGCATTACCCCGAGCTGCAGGAAGGCGACCTGACCAAGATCAAGTCGGCGGTCGTCAGCCGCGACACCTGCGCCCGGGTGGCGGACGATCTGGGGTTGACCGACCTCATCGTGCTCGGCAAGGGAATGAGCAACCGCGGGGCGATTCCGCGCTCCCTGAGCGCCGGGGTCTACGAAGCGGTGATCGGCGCGCTCTTTCTCGACGCCGGTCTGGAGTTCACGCGATCGTTCGTGCTGGGCGGCGTCAAGGGACTCATCCGTTCCGCGGTTCGCTCCGGGCACCAGCAGAATTTCAAGTCCGTGCTGCAGCAGCTGGTGCAGCAGAACATGGGAATATCGCCGCAATATCTGCTGCTGGACGAGAAGGGGCCGGACCACGCCAAGTGCTTCGAGATCTGCGTGGAGGTGGGAGCCCAGCGGTTTCCGTCCAGTTGGGGGCGATCCAAGAAGGCCGCCGAGCAGCAGGCGGCCCTCAACGCGCTCATCGGGCTGGGGTACGCCACGATGGATGAAGACGAGGAGGTTCGGCTGTGCGCGTGCGTTGAGCCGGACGCGGTGACGCAGAACGGACACGCGGAAGGGGGTTGA
- a CDS encoding FHA domain-containing protein, translating into MPHLEIHKEGRKGARLIALTQEPCTIGRSSSSRLALSHYSVSRHHAVIEPHGDGYRVRDLGSSHGLKVNHVRTESADLKDGDVVRIGPYQMFFRVGSASSSTAPPLQDDDDDIRASSGAPDATGEHLTAQQREVETLRTELERARRDAERDRAIAAEVKGLEARARALTEDVNSLKAERDRALAEMERAREELLLVRSDLEHHRRTAAAAQQALDEARSAATERDRQLAAARQELDEVRRGLGEAAEHERRQRELNQRVEEVERLLKERTDLLDATSAERDSLRQAAQAAAETAARLAGVETELAASRQRVESLTVEARRGSEAAAQIEPLRRQLADAESAWLASQQELEAQRQRATAAEGEAASTRLVRERLEELEGTLASLRRQSEEMTRLAGERQARLEQQEAELSSLRVAAEAPSESNPEMALLREEVESLRAGAEAATERADAAERQAALLRAELEEALAARAQLESQASDLGERLAGVENVLQLARRSLNEYEHRARTAESRADEAASRLEEQARIHADSFERLTRDRQSAVEETERALHEIRASHARLLEQHEQDAAALSTLRETVTSAMAESETARSDADAARRDLAAAESLLAEGERQREALQAEIGALRAGAIAAADRIASLEAEIARLSSLDGAALRVECDRAQASLLEALRDRDEARERLRAMDEEVAQLRRDRDAAAARAHEVSARFAALEAALREALDERDRGRTDLAAARAERQSVENQAAALRQHAAALESEAADLRSQLEAAESALLDLQTSASPASEGESNEEVAALRLRVERLELDLQMAEDRRRQAERQSTAVLQGRDELKQRIKELEAARADLQQRAKAALTELESTRQALAQSRRELQENQAMLVKQLLNLESTDDIETVVVEMTPEELARARATGATVVELNVPRG; encoded by the coding sequence ATGCCGCACCTCGAGATTCACAAGGAAGGACGCAAGGGCGCGCGTCTCATCGCGCTGACGCAGGAACCCTGTACGATCGGACGATCGTCCAGCAGCCGCCTGGCGCTGTCGCACTACAGCGTCAGCCGTCATCACGCGGTCATCGAACCGCACGGCGACGGCTACCGCGTGCGTGATCTTGGCTCGTCGCACGGGCTGAAGGTCAATCACGTGCGGACCGAGTCCGCCGACCTGAAGGACGGCGACGTGGTGCGTATCGGTCCGTACCAGATGTTCTTCCGTGTCGGCAGTGCGTCAAGCTCCACCGCCCCACCGCTGCAGGACGATGATGATGACATCCGCGCCAGCTCCGGCGCGCCGGACGCCACGGGCGAACATCTGACCGCGCAGCAGCGCGAGGTGGAGACGCTGCGAACCGAACTCGAGCGCGCCAGGCGCGACGCCGAGCGCGACCGCGCGATCGCGGCGGAGGTGAAGGGGCTGGAAGCACGGGCCCGCGCGCTCACCGAGGACGTGAACTCGCTCAAGGCGGAACGCGATCGGGCGCTGGCGGAGATGGAGCGTGCGCGAGAGGAGCTGCTGCTGGTCCGATCGGACCTCGAGCACCATCGCCGGACAGCCGCCGCCGCACAGCAGGCGCTGGATGAGGCGCGCTCCGCCGCCACGGAGCGTGATCGCCAGCTCGCCGCAGCACGTCAGGAACTGGACGAGGTGCGTCGCGGCCTCGGTGAGGCGGCCGAACACGAACGACGGCAACGGGAGCTGAATCAGCGCGTCGAGGAAGTCGAGCGCCTGCTGAAGGAACGCACCGATCTGCTCGATGCGACCAGCGCAGAACGGGACTCCCTGCGTCAGGCCGCTCAGGCCGCGGCCGAGACCGCCGCCCGTCTGGCCGGCGTGGAAACGGAACTGGCCGCTTCGCGCCAGCGCGTGGAATCGCTCACGGTCGAAGCCCGGCGAGGAAGCGAAGCCGCCGCTCAGATCGAGCCGCTGCGCCGGCAGCTGGCGGACGCCGAGTCGGCCTGGCTGGCGTCGCAGCAGGAACTGGAGGCGCAGCGCCAGCGTGCGACGGCCGCCGAGGGCGAGGCGGCCTCGACCCGACTGGTCCGCGAGCGTCTCGAAGAACTCGAAGGCACGCTTGCATCACTCCGGCGACAGTCCGAGGAGATGACCCGACTGGCCGGCGAGCGTCAGGCGCGGCTCGAACAACAGGAAGCCGAATTGTCGTCGCTTCGCGTCGCGGCGGAAGCTCCGTCGGAATCGAACCCGGAGATGGCGCTGCTGCGCGAAGAGGTCGAATCGCTTCGCGCCGGCGCAGAGGCGGCGACGGAGCGAGCCGACGCGGCGGAGCGGCAGGCGGCCCTGCTGCGGGCGGAACTGGAAGAGGCGCTGGCGGCCCGCGCCCAGCTTGAATCGCAGGCGAGCGACCTGGGGGAGCGACTGGCGGGCGTCGAAAACGTGCTGCAACTGGCGCGTCGATCGCTCAACGAGTACGAACATCGCGCTCGAACCGCCGAGTCGCGGGCGGACGAGGCGGCCTCGCGCCTGGAGGAACAGGCGCGCATCCACGCCGATTCGTTCGAGCGTCTCACGCGCGATCGCCAGTCGGCGGTTGAGGAGACGGAGCGGGCGCTGCACGAGATTCGAGCGTCGCACGCGCGGCTGCTCGAACAGCACGAGCAGGACGCCGCCGCGCTGTCCACGCTGCGTGAAACGGTGACCTCGGCGATGGCGGAGAGTGAGACAGCGCGGTCGGACGCCGACGCGGCGCGTCGTGATCTGGCGGCGGCGGAATCCCTTCTGGCCGAGGGCGAGCGACAGCGCGAGGCGCTGCAGGCGGAAATCGGAGCCCTGCGCGCTGGCGCCATCGCGGCGGCGGACCGGATCGCCTCGCTCGAGGCGGAGATCGCGCGGCTCAGTTCGCTGGACGGCGCGGCGCTGCGCGTCGAGTGCGATCGCGCGCAGGCGTCCTTGCTGGAGGCGCTTCGTGATCGTGACGAGGCCCGCGAGCGGCTGCGGGCCATGGACGAAGAAGTCGCACAGCTGCGGCGCGATCGGGACGCCGCCGCCGCCCGGGCTCACGAGGTGTCGGCGCGGTTCGCCGCGCTGGAGGCCGCGCTTCGCGAGGCGCTGGACGAGCGCGATCGCGGCCGGACCGATCTGGCCGCCGCAAGGGCGGAGCGTCAGTCCGTTGAAAACCAGGCCGCCGCGCTTCGACAGCACGCCGCGGCGCTGGAATCGGAGGCCGCCGATCTGCGCTCGCAGTTGGAAGCCGCGGAATCCGCGCTGCTGGACCTGCAGACGTCGGCCTCGCCCGCCTCGGAGGGCGAGTCAAACGAGGAAGTCGCGGCGCTGCGTCTCCGCGTCGAGCGACTGGAGCTGGATCTGCAGATGGCGGAGGATCGTCGCCGACAGGCGGAGCGTCAGTCCACCGCGGTGCTGCAGGGGCGGGATGAGCTGAAGCAGCGCATCAAGGAGCTGGAAGCCGCCCGTGCGGACCTGCAGCAGCGCGCCAAGGCCGCCCTCACGGAGCTGGAATCCACGCGCCAGGCGCTGGCCCAGTCGCGCCGCGAACTGCAGGAGAACCAGGCGATGCTGGTCAAGCAGCTGCTGAATCTGGAATCGACCGACGACATTGAGACGGTGGTCGTGGAGATGACGCCGGAGGAACTCGCCCGCGCCAGAGCCACGGGCGCCACGGTGGTGGAGCTCAACGTCCCGCGCGGATGA
- the gcvT gene encoding glycine cleavage system aminomethyltransferase GcvT, whose translation MSTTASVADAPLLRTPFHQYHLDHGGKMVPFAGWEMPIRYGSIIEEHHQTRRSGGMFDVSHMGRVRFTGRDARRFLDRLCTRQIIDMQPGMVRYSLVCNEQGGCRDDVLIYRIAESEFLMVCNASNRLKLLDHFERVRGDLVFKVKDETQSTAMIALQGPKVMGLIAQFSSEIPALKRYRFTTKDLLLAKVLVSRTGYTGEDGVEVILPTMLANRAVDMMMKNSPDPDLIKPCGLGARDSLRLEAGMPLYGHEIEEHLDPVSAGLLFAIKLNKGEDNPEAGRFIGQDALQTIAKAGPRRKLVGLVLEGKRAARQGMKVMHHGAEVGFITSGCWSPTLEKSIAMAYVDAALSAEGATFTIDTEKLNAPATVCGLPFYKAAG comes from the coding sequence ATGAGCACCACCGCCTCCGTCGCCGACGCCCCCTTGCTGCGCACGCCCTTCCACCAGTACCACCTCGATCACGGCGGCAAGATGGTGCCCTTCGCCGGATGGGAGATGCCCATCCGCTACGGCTCCATCATCGAGGAGCATCACCAGACGCGGCGCAGCGGCGGCATGTTCGACGTGTCGCACATGGGCCGCGTGCGCTTCACCGGACGCGACGCCCGGCGGTTCCTGGACCGTCTCTGCACGCGCCAGATCATCGACATGCAGCCCGGCATGGTGCGCTACTCGCTGGTGTGCAACGAGCAGGGCGGCTGCCGCGACGACGTGCTCATCTACCGAATCGCCGAGAGCGAGTTCCTGATGGTCTGCAACGCCAGCAACCGGCTCAAGCTGCTGGATCACTTCGAGCGCGTGCGCGGCGACCTGGTCTTCAAGGTGAAGGATGAAACGCAGTCCACCGCCATGATCGCCCTGCAGGGGCCGAAGGTGATGGGCCTGATCGCCCAGTTCTCCAGCGAGATTCCGGCGCTGAAGCGATACCGATTCACCACGAAGGATCTTCTGCTGGCCAAGGTGCTGGTGTCTCGCACCGGGTACACCGGCGAGGATGGCGTGGAAGTCATCCTGCCCACCATGCTCGCCAATCGCGCCGTGGACATGATGATGAAGAACTCGCCCGATCCCGATCTCATCAAGCCCTGCGGGCTGGGCGCACGCGACTCGCTGCGGCTCGAAGCGGGCATGCCGCTCTACGGCCATGAAATCGAGGAGCACCTCGATCCCGTCTCCGCCGGGCTGCTTTTCGCCATCAAGCTCAACAAGGGAGAGGACAACCCGGAGGCCGGACGTTTCATCGGTCAGGACGCGCTGCAGACCATCGCCAAGGCCGGGCCGAGGCGCAAGCTGGTCGGGCTGGTTCTCGAAGGCAAGCGGGCCGCGCGGCAGGGCATGAAGGTGATGCACCACGGAGCCGAAGTCGGATTCATCACCAGCGGATGCTGGAGCCCCACGCTGGAGAAGTCGATCGCCATGGCGTACGTGGACGCCGCGTTGAGCGCCGAGGGAGCGACGTTCACCATTGACACGGAGAAACTCAACGCCCCGGCGACGGTGTGCGGGCTGCCGTTCTACAAGGCCGCCGGCTGA
- the rpmH gene encoding 50S ribosomal protein L34: protein MHHPKRVSRIKKLRQHGFRARMKTRKGRNIINRKRKMGRRLTAA from the coding sequence ATGCATCATCCGAAACGAGTCAGTCGCATCAAGAAGCTCCGCCAGCACGGCTTCCGCGCCCGCATGAAGACGCGCAAGGGTCGCAACATCATCAACCGCAAGCGGAAGATGGGTCGCCGACTGACCGCCGCCTGA
- a CDS encoding DNA primase translates to MAVQAEGADIRLDRSLRSRAVLRGHGKGGDILNATPTPTIAEANIADVLGEYFAPANPTFNGHAPSNAATPADAERRAMAYVDKLPPAVSGEGGHDATYRVACECVRFGLDEAATLRVLTHYNARCAPPWSDAELRHKAKSAHAHAAHERGARLNQDRPGFKRSGRRKVNPTTAAPSDHGANLSDLGNARRMVDLHGDAMRFCAQTGRWYIFDGTRWVEDSTEAVVRLAKETIAAMYAEAVNLPDGDRHDLLGHALESEKASRIAAMVTLARSEPGIAVGVDAFDSDPWLLNCKSGTIDLRTGELHPHDPADLLTKLAPVTFDPDATAPTWERFIAETLQGHDELTWYVQRLLGMAMTGDTSEHILPIFHGVGANGKSVLCEAVMHVLGDYAGVAAPGLLVARRGGDAHPTELADLLGKRMVIASETESNQHLRIAFVKSATGDATLKARFMRQDFFEFRRTHKLILVTNNRPIVDESSNAVWRRLRLIPFSNVVPEDRQDKALPRKLQREASGIVNWLVRGCLGWQAHGLNPPPSDVLLATTAYREAEDVAGRFVADCITFLPGAWVASSRITAAAEAWAKENGARLDLRDVHERLRAQGATPDRENKRRGWSGVSLPSVTTEGVE, encoded by the coding sequence GTGGCCGTGCAGGCGGAAGGCGCGGACATTCGGCTGGATCGAAGTCTACGAAGTCGGGCGGTACTTCGCGGTCACGGGAAGGGCGGTGACATTTTGAACGCAACTCCGACCCCGACCATCGCCGAGGCCAACATCGCCGATGTTCTCGGCGAATACTTCGCCCCCGCAAATCCGACATTCAACGGACACGCGCCGAGCAACGCGGCGACCCCCGCCGATGCCGAGCGGCGCGCGATGGCTTACGTTGACAAACTGCCCCCTGCCGTGTCGGGTGAGGGCGGCCACGATGCGACCTATCGGGTGGCTTGTGAGTGTGTGCGATTCGGGCTGGACGAGGCGGCAACTCTGCGCGTGCTGACGCATTACAACGCGCGATGCGCGCCCCCGTGGTCGGATGCAGAACTGCGACACAAGGCGAAGTCGGCGCACGCTCACGCGGCGCACGAGCGCGGCGCGCGGCTGAATCAGGACCGACCGGGATTCAAGCGTAGCGGGCGACGAAAGGTGAACCCCACGACTGCCGCGCCTTCGGACCACGGCGCGAATCTTTCCGATCTTGGCAACGCGCGGCGGATGGTGGACCTGCACGGCGACGCCATGCGATTCTGCGCGCAGACCGGGCGGTGGTACATCTTCGACGGGACGCGGTGGGTGGAGGATTCGACCGAGGCCGTGGTGCGACTGGCGAAGGAAACCATTGCGGCCATGTACGCCGAGGCGGTGAACCTGCCCGACGGCGACCGGCACGACCTACTCGGGCACGCGCTGGAGAGTGAGAAGGCGTCGCGCATCGCGGCGATGGTGACGCTGGCGCGCAGTGAACCGGGCATCGCGGTGGGCGTCGATGCTTTCGACTCCGATCCGTGGCTGCTCAACTGCAAGAGCGGGACTATCGACCTACGAACTGGTGAACTCCATCCGCATGACCCCGCCGACCTGTTGACCAAACTCGCCCCGGTGACATTCGATCCGGACGCGACCGCGCCGACGTGGGAGCGGTTCATCGCGGAGACACTCCAAGGGCACGATGAACTGACGTGGTACGTTCAGCGCCTGCTGGGCATGGCGATGACCGGCGACACGTCAGAACACATCCTGCCGATCTTCCACGGCGTCGGCGCGAACGGAAAGAGCGTGCTGTGCGAGGCCGTGATGCACGTTCTCGGCGACTACGCGGGCGTGGCCGCCCCTGGCCTGCTGGTGGCGCGGCGCGGCGGTGATGCTCATCCTACGGAACTCGCGGACCTGCTGGGCAAGCGGATGGTGATTGCATCCGAGACGGAATCGAACCAGCATCTACGCATCGCCTTCGTGAAGAGCGCCACGGGTGACGCGACGCTCAAAGCGCGATTCATGCGGCAGGACTTCTTTGAGTTTCGGCGCACGCACAAACTCATCCTCGTCACCAACAACCGGCCCATCGTCGATGAATCGAGCAATGCCGTCTGGCGACGATTGCGGCTCATTCCGTTCTCCAATGTGGTGCCCGAGGATCGGCAGGACAAGGCGCTGCCGCGCAAACTCCAACGCGAGGCGAGCGGCATCGTGAACTGGCTTGTTCGCGGCTGCCTTGGCTGGCAGGCGCACGGACTCAACCCGCCCCCGTCGGACGTGCTGCTCGCCACGACGGCGTACCGCGAGGCCGAGGACGTGGCCGGGCGATTTGTGGCCGACTGCATCACCTTCCTGCCGGGCGCATGGGTGGCGTCGTCGCGCATCACGGCGGCGGCGGAGGCGTGGGCGAAGGAGAACGGCGCACGGCTTGACCTGCGCGACGTACACGAACGACTCCGCGCTCAGGGTGCAACCCCAGACCGTGAAAACAAGCGCCGCGGATGGTCCGGCGTGTCGCTGCCGAGTGTCACCACGGAGGGCGTCGAATGA
- the ligA gene encoding NAD-dependent DNA ligase LigA, giving the protein MDQRQARKRVEELRELLARADRAYYVDAAPFMADSEYDALMRELKELEAAHPELHDPNSPSQRLGDRPVEGFVTVAHTVPMMSIDNTYSVEDLRAWYRRVLKGLELEDNGLFPGGAQVPLYCDPKVDGVAINLRYESGELIRAVTRGDGTRGDDVTAQARTIRAIPLRLGTCDPPVPDVLEVRGEIFMPNAEFERINAEREAAGEPVFANARNSTAGTLKNLDPRVAAARRLSFVAHGRGEVSGWDDLERSSQFFRRIQTIGIPVSPLAHVCETIDETIGVIESFAATRHSLPYGVDGMVVRVDRFDQQEQLGVTSKAPRWCIAFKYPAEQGVTRLLKVDWQVGKNGTLTPRATMEPVFLAGTTVSHATLHNIEEIRRKDIRVGDRVVIEKAGEIIPQVVRVLADERSGREHVIHPPKECPECGGPTEQDGPKLFCVNPECPAQFREKLKWFVGRGQMDIDGMGEKLVDQLVDAGLVHHFADIFALTREQVLGLERMGDKSADNLMRAIAEAKGRGLTRVIAGLGIPQIGASAAKRLARRFRSADELLAASADDILALEDFGQITTEILHGWLHSEAGRDAFRRLAKVGVDLTSHDWRDPGAVVDSPFAGKTIVLTGTLENFERRALQEKLEALGARVSGSVSKKTNLVIAGESAGSKLDKARELGVEVWDESQLLKALGRAG; this is encoded by the coding sequence ATGGACCAGCGTCAGGCACGAAAGCGCGTCGAGGAGCTCCGCGAACTGCTCGCACGGGCGGATCGGGCGTACTACGTCGACGCCGCGCCGTTCATGGCCGACTCGGAGTACGACGCGCTGATGCGGGAGCTCAAGGAGCTGGAGGCAGCCCACCCCGAGCTCCACGACCCCAACAGCCCCAGTCAGCGGCTCGGCGACCGCCCGGTGGAGGGCTTCGTCACGGTGGCGCACACCGTGCCGATGATGTCGATTGACAACACCTATTCGGTCGAGGATCTGCGTGCATGGTATCGGCGCGTGCTCAAGGGACTGGAACTGGAGGACAACGGCCTCTTCCCCGGCGGCGCTCAGGTTCCCCTCTACTGCGACCCCAAGGTGGACGGCGTCGCCATCAATCTGCGCTACGAGAGCGGTGAACTGATCCGGGCGGTGACGCGCGGCGACGGAACCAGGGGCGATGACGTGACCGCCCAGGCGCGCACCATCCGCGCGATTCCTCTGCGGCTTGGAACGTGCGATCCGCCGGTTCCCGACGTCCTGGAGGTACGGGGCGAGATCTTCATGCCCAACGCCGAGTTCGAGCGCATCAACGCGGAACGCGAGGCCGCCGGCGAACCGGTCTTCGCCAACGCCCGCAATTCCACCGCGGGCACGCTCAAGAACCTCGATCCCCGCGTGGCGGCGGCGCGTCGGCTGAGCTTCGTCGCTCACGGGCGGGGTGAGGTGTCCGGCTGGGACGATCTGGAGCGCAGCAGCCAGTTCTTCCGACGCATCCAGACGATCGGCATTCCGGTCAGCCCGCTGGCGCACGTGTGCGAGACCATCGACGAGACCATCGGCGTCATCGAGTCGTTCGCGGCCACACGCCACTCACTGCCCTACGGCGTGGACGGCATGGTGGTGCGGGTGGACCGCTTCGACCAGCAGGAGCAGCTGGGCGTCACCAGCAAGGCGCCCCGGTGGTGCATCGCCTTCAAGTATCCCGCCGAGCAGGGCGTCACCCGGCTGCTGAAGGTGGACTGGCAGGTGGGCAAGAACGGCACGCTCACGCCCAGGGCCACGATGGAGCCGGTGTTCCTCGCGGGCACCACGGTGTCGCACGCCACGCTGCACAACATCGAGGAGATTCGCCGCAAGGACATCCGCGTGGGCGACCGCGTGGTCATTGAGAAGGCGGGCGAGATCATCCCGCAGGTCGTGCGGGTGCTCGCCGATGAGCGCTCGGGCCGCGAGCACGTCATTCACCCGCCGAAGGAGTGCCCGGAGTGCGGCGGCCCAACCGAACAGGACGGGCCGAAGCTCTTCTGCGTCAACCCTGAATGCCCGGCACAGTTCCGCGAGAAGCTCAAGTGGTTCGTGGGCCGCGGGCAGATGGACATCGACGGCATGGGCGAGAAGCTCGTGGATCAGCTGGTCGACGCCGGGCTGGTGCATCATTTCGCCGACATCTTCGCCCTCACGCGTGAACAGGTGCTGGGGCTGGAGCGCATGGGCGACAAGTCGGCGGACAACCTGATGCGGGCCATCGCCGAGGCGAAGGGGCGCGGACTGACGCGCGTCATCGCCGGGCTGGGCATCCCGCAGATCGGCGCGTCCGCCGCCAAGCGGCTGGCGAGGCGGTTCCGCAGCGCCGACGAACTGCTGGCGGCGTCCGCCGACGACATTCTCGCGCTGGAGGACTTCGGCCAGATCACCACCGAGATTCTCCACGGCTGGCTGCACTCCGAGGCGGGGCGCGACGCGTTCCGCCGCCTGGCGAAGGTCGGGGTGGATCTGACCTCGCATGACTGGCGCGACCCCGGCGCCGTGGTCGATTCTCCCTTCGCGGGCAAGACCATCGTACTGACGGGAACGCTGGAAAACTTCGAACGCCGTGCGTTGCAGGAGAAGCTGGAGGCGCTCGGGGCCAGGGTGAGCGGCTCGGTGTCGAAGAAAACGAATCTGGTCATTGCCGGTGAGTCCGCGGGTTCGAAACTCGACAAGGCGCGCGAACTGGGGGTGGAGGTGTGGGACGAGTCGCAACTGCTCAAGGCGCTGGGGCGGGCGGGCTGA
- a CDS encoding class IV adenylate cyclase: protein MQNVEFKAELRDPELARAQCRLIGAGLVGTFRQQDTYYRMPDGRLKKRETAGAPVEWIFYHRPNLVRPKLSNFTILTDAQATTRWGTASLRPWLVVRKTRELWMIDNTRIHFDDVEGLGRFLEFEARASAKYSVAECHRIVDHLREQFGPALGEPISVGYCDLVDAERRNAEKQPRE from the coding sequence ATGCAGAACGTCGAGTTCAAGGCGGAACTCCGCGATCCGGAACTGGCCCGCGCCCAGTGCCGGCTCATCGGCGCGGGCCTGGTCGGCACGTTCCGCCAGCAGGACACCTACTACCGCATGCCCGATGGGCGGCTCAAGAAGCGGGAAACAGCGGGCGCGCCAGTCGAGTGGATCTTCTACCACCGTCCGAACCTGGTGCGCCCGAAGCTGTCGAACTTCACCATTCTCACCGACGCCCAGGCGACGACGCGATGGGGCACCGCGTCGCTGCGTCCGTGGCTGGTCGTCCGCAAGACCCGCGAGCTGTGGATGATCGACAACACCCGCATCCATTTCGATGACGTGGAGGGGCTGGGGCGGTTTCTCGAGTTCGAGGCCCGCGCATCGGCCAAATACAGCGTGGCGGAGTGCCACCGCATCGTCGATCATCTGCGCGAACAGTTCGGCCCCGCGCTGGGAGAGCCGATCAGCGTGGGGTACTGCGACCTCGTCGACGCCGAGCGCCGCAACGCGGAGAAGCAGCCGCGCGAGTGA
- a CDS encoding shikimate kinase, with the protein MAPELPRHVVFIGMRGSGKTTIGRLVAESLRIQFSDLDDLVLASLHRPSVVDVWNRYGERTWRQAEAHCLRIDLNAPPHVLSIGGGAPTFADSRAMLADARRAGKAWFVHLIARLDVLADRIRSGNDRPSVTGDDPVDELARLLDARLPIYESLADVTIDTSDGSPQDAVRAILSRLGLTAV; encoded by the coding sequence ATGGCGCCGGAACTCCCACGCCACGTCGTCTTCATCGGAATGCGGGGTAGCGGCAAGACGACCATCGGCCGCCTGGTGGCGGAATCGCTGCGAATACAGTTCTCGGACCTCGACGACCTGGTTCTCGCATCCCTCCACAGGCCGAGTGTCGTGGATGTGTGGAACAGGTACGGCGAGCGGACTTGGCGCCAGGCGGAAGCCCATTGCCTGAGAATCGACCTCAACGCTCCCCCGCACGTCCTTTCCATCGGGGGCGGAGCGCCGACGTTCGCTGATTCTCGCGCGATGCTCGCTGACGCCCGACGTGCAGGAAAGGCCTGGTTCGTCCACCTGATCGCCCGGCTGGACGTGCTGGCTGACCGCATCCGAAGCGGGAACGACCGCCCCAGCGTTACGGGTGATGACCCGGTTGACGAGCTGGCGCGGCTGCTGGACGCCCGCCTGCCGATCTACGAATCCCTGGCGGACGTGACAATCGACACGTCCGACGGATCACCGCAGGATGCGGTTCGGGCGATTCTGTCGCGCCTGGGTCTCACCGCCGTGTGA
- a CDS encoding helix-turn-helix domain-containing protein, translated as MTTPILTNAEAARWLRLDDDYPGDPAAATRALHRLVRAGRLRPLRGVGPSYRFHVDELERFARAETERVDAASDSHAEGSPAS; from the coding sequence ATGACAACGCCGATTCTCACCAACGCTGAGGCCGCCCGCTGGCTTCGGCTGGACGATGACTACCCCGGCGACCCGGCGGCGGCGACCCGCGCTCTGCATCGCCTTGTCCGGGCCGGGCGGCTTCGCCCCCTTCGTGGCGTTGGCCCGAGTTACAGGTTCCACGTCGATGAACTGGAGCGGTTCGCCCGTGCCGAGACTGAGCGCGTGGACGCTGCATCGGATTCCCATGCCGAGGGTTCCCCCGCGTCGTGA